A stretch of Desulfarculaceae bacterium DNA encodes these proteins:
- a CDS encoding NAD(P)-dependent alcohol dehydrogenase: MEIRAAVTYEPSSEFKIEQVELSDPQDNEVLVRIAAVGICHTDLAARDQHLPIPLPSVLGHEGAGVVEKVGARVTKVKPGDHVAISWMSCGGCPSCQSGQDPYCHNFLGLNFGGARSNGTTTLNQGDTVIHGNFFGQSTFAEYALAEECNVVKVPDDVPLEILGPMGCGIQTGAGAVINALEARPGSSIAVFGVGPVGMSAVLAAVVCGCTTIIAVDLSPERLKMAEELGATHTINPGETDPVQTILDITGGGPNYSLECVGNPAVFRQAVDVLPLLGVCGLCGVVPPGTEVTLNMDLIMNGRTVRGIIEGDAIPDLFIPQLIELYRQGRFPFDRMITFYPFEEINKAVEDMEKGLVIKPVLKLGK; the protein is encoded by the coding sequence ATGGAAATCAGGGCCGCTGTCACGTATGAACCATCGTCGGAATTCAAGATCGAGCAAGTAGAGCTCAGTGATCCTCAAGACAACGAAGTCCTGGTGCGCATAGCCGCGGTCGGAATCTGCCACACCGACCTGGCCGCCCGGGACCAGCACCTGCCCATCCCGCTGCCCTCGGTGCTGGGGCACGAGGGTGCCGGCGTGGTGGAAAAGGTGGGCGCGCGGGTGACCAAGGTCAAGCCCGGCGACCACGTGGCCATTTCCTGGATGAGCTGCGGGGGCTGCCCCTCCTGCCAGTCCGGCCAAGACCCCTACTGCCACAACTTCCTGGGGCTCAACTTCGGCGGCGCCCGGTCCAACGGGACCACCACCCTCAATCAGGGCGACACGGTCATCCACGGCAACTTCTTCGGGCAGTCCACCTTTGCCGAGTACGCCCTGGCCGAAGAGTGCAACGTGGTCAAGGTGCCTGACGACGTGCCCCTGGAGATCCTGGGGCCCATGGGCTGCGGCATCCAGACCGGCGCGGGCGCGGTGATCAACGCCCTCGAGGCCCGGCCCGGCAGCTCCATCGCCGTCTTCGGCGTGGGTCCGGTGGGCATGAGCGCGGTGCTGGCCGCGGTGGTCTGCGGCTGCACCACCATCATCGCGGTGGACCTGAGCCCCGAGCGCCTCAAGATGGCCGAGGAGCTGGGCGCCACCCACACCATCAACCCCGGCGAGACCGACCCGGTGCAGACCATTCTGGACATCACCGGCGGAGGCCCCAACTACAGCCTGGAGTGCGTGGGCAACCCGGCGGTGTTCCGCCAGGCGGTGGACGTGCTGCCCCTGTTGGGCGTGTGCGGCCTCTGCGGCGTGGTGCCCCCGGGCACCGAAGTCACCCTGAACATGGACCTGATCATGAACGGCCGCACCGTGCGGGGCATCATCGAGGGCGACGCCATCCCCGACCTGTTCATTCCCCAGCTCATCGAGCTCTACCGCCAGGGCCGCTTCCCCTTTGACCGCATGATCACCTTCTACCCCTTCGAGGAAATCAACAAGGCGGTGGAAGACATGGAAAAGGGCCTGGTCATCAAGCCGGTTCTGAAGCTGGGCAAATAA
- a CDS encoding NAD(P)H-quinone oxidoreductase, producing the protein MQAILLSEFGGPEVMRLGEAPQPALKEREVLVRVRAAGVNRADTLQRKGLYPPPPGESEIMGLELAGKVAALGPGCTQRAVGERVFGIVPGGGYAQYAAMDERLAMPIPEGLEFEQAAGMAEVFLTAHQALFWLAGLESGEWLLLHAGASGVGTAATQLAREAGARVMVTASSEDKLATCRSLGAEVGINYKERDFVAAAKEATDGAGPAVAIDFIGGDYFQRNLETLATDGRMVMLATIAGGEAEKVNLRLILVKRLKVMGSTLRARSLAYRGGLTADFSRRWLPLFSQGRLRPVIDQVYPWEQVSQAHRRIEANLNTGKIILRVE; encoded by the coding sequence ATGCAAGCCATACTGTTGAGCGAGTTCGGCGGGCCGGAGGTCATGCGCCTGGGAGAGGCCCCGCAACCGGCCCTCAAGGAGCGCGAGGTGCTGGTCAGGGTGCGGGCCGCGGGGGTCAACCGGGCCGACACCCTGCAACGCAAGGGCCTGTACCCGCCGCCGCCGGGCGAGAGCGAGATCATGGGCTTGGAGCTGGCAGGTAAGGTGGCCGCCTTGGGGCCGGGCTGCACCCAGCGCGCCGTGGGCGAGAGGGTATTCGGCATCGTGCCCGGCGGGGGCTACGCCCAGTACGCGGCCATGGACGAGCGCCTGGCCATGCCCATTCCCGAGGGCCTTGAGTTTGAGCAAGCCGCGGGCATGGCCGAGGTGTTCCTCACCGCTCACCAGGCCCTGTTCTGGCTGGCCGGGCTTGAGTCCGGGGAATGGCTGCTCCTGCACGCCGGGGCCTCGGGGGTGGGCACGGCGGCCACCCAGCTGGCCCGCGAGGCCGGAGCCCGGGTGATGGTCACCGCCAGCTCGGAGGATAAGCTGGCCACCTGCCGCTCCCTGGGAGCCGAAGTGGGTATCAACTATAAGGAGCGGGACTTCGTGGCCGCGGCCAAGGAGGCCACGGACGGCGCGGGCCCGGCGGTGGCCATCGACTTCATCGGCGGGGATTATTTTCAGCGCAACCTGGAGACCCTGGCCACGGACGGGCGCATGGTCATGCTGGCCACCATCGCCGGGGGCGAGGCCGAGAAGGTGAACCTGCGCCTGATCCTGGTCAAGCGTCTTAAGGTGATGGGCTCCACCCTGCGGGCGCGTTCTCTGGCTTATCGCGGCGGGCTTACCGCCGATTTCAGCCGGCGCTGGCTGCCTCTTTTCAGCCAGGGACGGCTCCGGCCGGTGATCGACCAGGTCTATCCCTGGGAGCAGGTGTCACAAGCCCACCGGCGCATAGAAGCCAACCTCAACACCGGCAAGATCATCCTGAGGGTGGAGTGA
- a CDS encoding TAXI family TRAP transporter solute-binding subunit, with protein sequence MSKKDLTRRQFCKTAGAGIAALGMLGQIPSLAWAAKNYTFGSASASGSWYPLAVAMSKVINDNVPGYNVTGVTTPGASRENVLRIDRKEMEFGWSTANMLYKAYNGAEPFKAKQKVLGWFAAYPGLFTIAVRKSLGITDISQLKGKKVALGTPGSMTMMDNVKLIFKNCGLDADKDLKPEYIRFPDAVQKMIDGHIDACSYFMGIGVPGFVQLADSSDVVFLPIPQAAQAKILKQDPSYFIGEIPAGTYKGMNRPVAAAGMAYTLACGPFLSDEFMYKATKAVFENLPFITSASANFKQTKLANVYKGMPIPVHPGAAKYFKEKGVTP encoded by the coding sequence ATGTCGAAGAAGGACTTGACCCGTAGGCAATTCTGCAAAACCGCGGGCGCGGGTATCGCCGCTTTGGGGATGCTCGGCCAAATCCCCAGTCTGGCCTGGGCGGCCAAGAACTACACCTTTGGCTCGGCCAGCGCCTCGGGGTCCTGGTATCCCCTGGCCGTGGCCATGTCCAAGGTGATCAACGACAACGTGCCCGGATACAACGTCACCGGGGTGACCACTCCGGGGGCCTCGCGGGAGAACGTCCTGCGCATCGACCGTAAGGAAATGGAGTTCGGCTGGTCCACGGCCAACATGCTCTACAAGGCCTACAACGGCGCGGAGCCCTTCAAGGCCAAGCAAAAGGTCTTGGGGTGGTTCGCGGCCTATCCCGGCCTGTTCACCATAGCTGTGCGCAAGAGCCTGGGCATCACCGACATCTCCCAGCTCAAGGGGAAAAAGGTCGCCCTGGGCACTCCCGGCTCCATGACCATGATGGACAACGTTAAGCTCATCTTCAAGAACTGCGGCCTAGACGCGGACAAGGACCTGAAGCCCGAGTACATCCGCTTCCCGGACGCGGTGCAGAAGATGATCGACGGCCACATCGACGCCTGCTCCTACTTCATGGGCATCGGCGTGCCGGGCTTCGTTCAGCTGGCCGACTCGTCCGATGTGGTCTTCCTGCCCATCCCGCAGGCGGCCCAGGCCAAGATCCTCAAGCAGGACCCCTCCTACTTCATCGGTGAAATCCCCGCCGGCACCTACAAGGGCATGAACCGCCCCGTGGCCGCCGCCGGCATGGCCTACACCCTGGCCTGCGGCCCCTTCCTGAGCGACGAGTTCATGTACAAGGCCACCAAGGCGGTGTTCGAGAACTTGCCCTTCATCACCAGCGCCTCGGCCAACTTCAAGCAGACCAAGCTGGCGAATGTCTACAAGGGCATGCCCATCCCCGTGCATCCCGGCGCGGCCAAGTACTTCAAGGAAAAGGGCGTCACCCCCTAA
- a CDS encoding cyclase family protein encodes MDPKAISELVKTGKVYDLGMDYYVGMPHHPNHPPFTFSLTKVHGDMMYPEGVSAANCLFSTGGHTGTHMDAHGHIAVEHQVYGVGDITPHQDYEGLREAGIDKVAPVVSRGVCLDIAGLHGVEVLGNEHGVGREDLEQACARQGVDLRPGDAVLIRTGWIRYFSEARKYIAHHEGCPGLVESGAAWVVEKGAAIAGGDTVALERTPAHSLPVHQILLVQNGIHIIEAMNLDELAAAGVSEFLFMVSPLKIRGGTASPVRPVAVA; translated from the coding sequence ATGGACCCCAAGGCCATTTCAGAGCTGGTCAAGACGGGCAAGGTCTACGACCTGGGCATGGACTACTACGTGGGTATGCCCCACCACCCCAACCATCCCCCCTTCACCTTCTCCCTGACCAAGGTGCACGGCGACATGATGTACCCCGAGGGAGTCAGCGCGGCCAACTGCCTGTTCTCCACCGGCGGCCACACCGGCACCCACATGGACGCCCACGGCCACATCGCGGTGGAGCACCAGGTCTACGGAGTGGGAGACATCACCCCGCATCAGGACTACGAGGGCCTGCGCGAGGCGGGCATCGACAAGGTGGCACCGGTGGTGAGCCGGGGGGTGTGCCTGGACATCGCCGGGCTGCATGGGGTGGAGGTCCTGGGCAATGAGCACGGCGTGGGCCGCGAGGACCTGGAGCAGGCCTGCGCCCGCCAGGGAGTGGATCTGCGCCCCGGCGATGCGGTGCTCATCCGCACCGGCTGGATCCGCTACTTCTCCGAGGCCCGCAAGTACATCGCCCACCACGAGGGCTGCCCCGGCCTGGTGGAGAGCGGGGCCGCGTGGGTGGTGGAAAAGGGCGCGGCCATCGCCGGGGGCGACACCGTGGCCCTGGAGCGGACCCCGGCCCACTCCCTGCCGGTGCATCAGATCCTCTTGGTGCAAAACGGCATTCACATCATCGAGGCCATGAACCTGGACGAGCTGGCCGCCGCCGGGGTGAGCGAGTTCTTGTTCATGGTTTCGCCCCTGAAGATACGGGGCGGGACCGCCTCGCCGGTGCGGCCGGTGGCCGTGGCCTGA
- a CDS encoding TRAP transporter fused permease subunit, with amino-acid sequence MIDKLNKGINWFVMILAAALSAVSLYTAFFGTFETMTQRTMHLAVIAVIALYVYKLKSADRRPWLNLTVNTALAALIVAANLYLLLNWKELYISPFLDNTGMFMGVAAIIILLELTRRAVGMSLAVIVILFLLYTYFGAYIPGFLGHRGYGVERIVVQVFAGTEGIYGIPIGVCATIVIVFLIFGAFLDRAGASNVLLNLATSVAGRYRGGPAKVSIAASGLMGMLSGSSAANAATTGAVTIPMMKKSGVSPVVAGAIEAVASSGGYKTPPIMGAVAFVMANMLGVDYVDVCIAASLPAFFHYFGLFLMVDFYAGQRGLSGLAKEKVPHFWPAFKTGAPFMLPVGLLIVLMSLKYSAMFACAYSLLALWLVAIVSRTLSLKSVFLALKDGAVRMIPITVPCAVAGIILGILTLTGAGMKLSEVISFLSQGSLFLTLFWIMIISIVLGMGLPPVVSYLVLAALEAPALVNLGVAPMAAHLFIFYFCALSLITPPICTTAFTAAAIAGADPMKTGLEAVRFGIVLYTLPYLFVYSPALLFDGSLPQTILVFIQAGVGVFALAIGAQGFFLNRLGWGKRAIFVAASILLFWPSLLLSLVGVIAIAVMLFNEWRQQQPVAVAQNGAES; translated from the coding sequence ATGATCGACAAACTCAACAAAGGCATCAACTGGTTCGTGATGATTCTGGCGGCGGCCCTGTCGGCGGTTTCGCTATACACCGCTTTTTTCGGGACCTTCGAGACCATGACCCAGAGGACCATGCACCTCGCGGTCATCGCGGTGATCGCTCTCTACGTGTACAAGCTCAAGTCGGCGGACCGGCGGCCCTGGCTCAACCTGACGGTCAATACGGCGCTGGCCGCGCTGATCGTGGCGGCCAACCTATACTTGCTGCTGAACTGGAAGGAGCTCTACATCTCGCCCTTCCTGGACAACACCGGCATGTTCATGGGCGTGGCGGCCATCATCATCCTGCTGGAGCTCACTCGCCGCGCAGTGGGCATGTCCCTGGCGGTCATCGTGATCTTGTTTTTGCTCTACACCTATTTTGGGGCCTACATACCGGGCTTCCTGGGGCACCGGGGCTATGGGGTGGAGCGCATCGTGGTGCAGGTGTTCGCGGGCACCGAGGGCATCTACGGCATACCCATCGGGGTATGCGCCACCATCGTCATCGTGTTCCTGATCTTCGGGGCCTTCCTGGACCGGGCCGGAGCCTCCAACGTGCTATTGAACCTGGCCACCTCGGTGGCCGGGCGCTACCGGGGCGGGCCGGCCAAGGTCTCCATCGCGGCCAGCGGCCTGATGGGCATGCTCTCGGGCAGCTCGGCGGCCAACGCCGCCACCACGGGCGCGGTCACCATACCCATGATGAAAAAGTCCGGGGTGTCGCCGGTGGTGGCCGGGGCCATCGAGGCGGTGGCCTCCTCGGGGGGCTACAAGACCCCGCCCATCATGGGGGCGGTGGCCTTTGTCATGGCCAACATGCTGGGAGTGGATTACGTGGACGTGTGCATCGCCGCGTCCCTGCCGGCCTTTTTTCACTACTTTGGACTGTTCCTCATGGTGGACTTCTACGCCGGACAGAGGGGGCTCTCCGGCCTGGCCAAAGAGAAAGTCCCCCACTTCTGGCCCGCGTTCAAGACCGGCGCGCCCTTCATGCTGCCGGTGGGCCTGTTGATCGTGCTCATGTCGCTAAAGTACTCGGCCATGTTCGCCTGCGCCTACTCCCTTTTGGCCCTGTGGCTGGTGGCCATCGTCTCGCGCACCCTGTCGCTCAAAAGCGTGTTCCTGGCCCTCAAGGACGGGGCGGTGCGCATGATCCCCATCACCGTGCCCTGCGCGGTGGCGGGCATCATCCTGGGCATACTCACCCTGACCGGCGCGGGCATGAAGCTCTCGGAGGTGATCAGCTTCCTGTCCCAGGGCAGCCTGTTCCTGACCCTGTTCTGGATCATGATCATCTCCATCGTGCTGGGCATGGGGCTGCCTCCGGTGGTTTCCTACCTGGTGCTGGCCGCCCTGGAGGCCCCGGCCCTGGTGAACCTGGGGGTGGCCCCCATGGCGGCTCACTTGTTCATCTTCTATTTCTGCGCCCTGTCGCTGATCACCCCGCCCATCTGCACCACCGCCTTCACCGCCGCGGCCATCGCCGGGGCCGACCCCATGAAGACGGGGTTGGAGGCGGTGCGCTTCGGCATCGTGCTATACACGCTTCCCTATTTGTTCGTGTACAGCCCGGCCCTGTTGTTCGACGGGAGCCTTCCCCAGACCATCCTGGTGTTCATCCAAGCCGGGGTGGGAGTTTTCGCCCTGGCCATCGGGGCCCAGGGGTTCTTCCTCAACCGGCTGGGTTGGGGCAAGCGGGCCATCTTCGTGGCCGCCTCCATTCTATTGTTCTGGCCCAGCCTGCTTCTATCCTTGGTCGGCGTGATCGCCATCGCGGTTATGCTGTTCAACGAGTGGCGTCAGCAGCAGCCCGTGGCCGTCGCCCAAAACGGGGCCGAAAGCTAA
- a CDS encoding helix-turn-helix transcriptional regulator — protein sequence MDTEYYNDFLRPQKIHHKLVVNLVAERELFGRVVLTRPRRSNSFTSKEILTVRTIVPYLAHALAHNNLRRKIKLKGTVLEYIEKQSSIGMLLLDESLQIVYSNEKAEEAVGNLTLSRPVFRRNLQLPPQLLKVCREIKPIMDNRREGGAPPVKQSTIQGCDGSNFSVTIRLLDQRLGWEDSRLLMVSIEEEQSAEEKLAAKIDPDHLQKELHLSRREIEVVELVFLGLKNAEIAEKLFVSEVTVKKHLQNIYEKVGVNNRTTLVNRILAS from the coding sequence TTGGACACCGAATATTACAACGACTTCCTCAGGCCGCAGAAGATCCACCACAAGCTCGTAGTCAACTTGGTCGCGGAAAGAGAATTGTTCGGCCGGGTTGTCCTGACCAGGCCCCGCCGCTCCAACAGCTTCACCAGCAAGGAAATCCTCACGGTCAGGACCATCGTTCCCTATCTGGCCCACGCCCTGGCCCACAACAACCTGCGCCGCAAGATTAAGCTCAAGGGCACCGTGCTGGAATACATCGAGAAGCAGTCCTCCATCGGAATGCTTCTGCTGGATGAAAGCCTGCAAATCGTCTACAGCAACGAAAAGGCGGAAGAGGCGGTGGGCAACCTGACCCTGTCGCGGCCGGTCTTCAGGCGCAACCTGCAACTCCCGCCCCAACTGCTAAAGGTCTGCCGAGAGATCAAGCCCATAATGGACAACCGCCGGGAAGGCGGCGCGCCGCCGGTCAAGCAGAGCACCATTCAGGGGTGCGACGGGAGCAACTTCTCCGTGACCATCAGGCTCCTGGATCAAAGGTTGGGCTGGGAAGACTCCCGTCTGCTCATGGTCTCCATAGAGGAAGAACAGTCAGCGGAAGAAAAGCTCGCGGCCAAGATCGATCCAGATCATCTGCAAAAAGAGCTTCACCTGAGCCGTAGGGAGATAGAGGTGGTGGAGCTAGTCTTCCTGGGGCTGAAAAACGCCGAGATCGCCGAGAAGCTGTTCGTCAGCGAGGTGACGGTCAAAAAGCACTTGCAGAACATCTACGAGAAGGTGGGCGTCAACAACCGCACCACCCTGGTCAACCGTATCCTGGCCTCCTAG
- a CDS encoding acyl-CoA dehydrogenase family protein: MDLMLSSQEKDFAASCREFAREKLLPLAQKYGETDEVPREMVEAMAKAGLFELLLPADLGGPGVKALPLSLAREAFAGVWCPADVTLAMQGLGSFPITLAGSPAQRERYLPAVARGEKLATFALTEPGAGSDVNGIESLAEPVEGGWRLNGQKVFISNGYAADFLVTFVRTPQPENPRALSAFILDKGMDGLSVAERLQVIAPHDLARLRYENVFVPSENLLGEVGGGFKIAMQTLELLRVTVGAAALGIGQAALDATLAYTRKRRQFGSALSDFQGSRFKLAEMATELDAARGLVYRAAISKDRGLPGAAKKSSMAKLYATEAAFRVVDQAVQLHGGVGVSRGSIPERLYREIRALRIYEGTTEVQKLVIAHHLLAEAERAN; the protein is encoded by the coding sequence ATGGACCTGATGCTTTCCAGCCAGGAAAAAGATTTCGCCGCGTCTTGCCGCGAATTCGCCCGCGAAAAGCTGCTCCCCCTGGCCCAAAAATACGGCGAGACCGACGAGGTGCCCCGCGAGATGGTGGAGGCCATGGCCAAGGCGGGGCTCTTCGAGTTGCTCCTGCCCGCGGACCTGGGCGGGCCGGGTGTCAAGGCCCTGCCGCTGAGCCTGGCCCGGGAGGCCTTTGCCGGGGTGTGGTGCCCGGCCGACGTTACACTGGCCATGCAGGGCCTGGGCTCCTTTCCCATCACCCTGGCTGGCTCCCCGGCCCAGCGGGAACGCTATCTGCCCGCCGTGGCCCGGGGCGAGAAGCTGGCCACCTTCGCCCTGACCGAGCCGGGCGCGGGCAGCGACGTCAACGGCATCGAATCCCTGGCCGAGCCAGTGGAGGGCGGCTGGCGGCTCAACGGCCAGAAGGTCTTTATCTCCAATGGCTACGCGGCCGACTTTCTGGTGACCTTCGTGCGCACCCCCCAGCCGGAAAATCCGCGCGCCCTGTCGGCCTTTATCCTGGACAAGGGCATGGATGGCCTGAGCGTGGCCGAACGCTTGCAGGTGATCGCCCCCCACGACCTGGCCCGCTTGCGTTACGAGAACGTCTTCGTGCCTTCGGAGAACCTGCTGGGCGAGGTGGGCGGCGGCTTCAAGATCGCCATGCAGACTCTGGAGCTGCTGCGGGTCACGGTGGGCGCGGCCGCGCTGGGCATCGGCCAGGCGGCCTTGGACGCCACCCTGGCCTACACCCGCAAGCGCCGCCAGTTCGGCTCGGCCCTGTCGGACTTCCAGGGCAGCCGCTTCAAGCTGGCCGAGATGGCCACCGAGCTCGACGCGGCCCGGGGCCTGGTCTACCGGGCGGCCATTTCCAAGGACCGGGGCCTGCCCGGAGCGGCCAAGAAATCCTCCATGGCCAAGCTCTATGCCACCGAGGCCGCCTTTCGGGTGGTGGACCAGGCGGTGCAGCTGCACGGCGGGGTGGGGGTGAGCCGGGGCTCCATCCCCGAGCGGCTATACCGCGAGATAAGGGCCCTGCGCATTTACGAGGGAACCACGGAAGTGCAAAAGCTGGTCATCGCCCACCATCTGCTGGCCGAGGCCGAGCGGGCCAACTAA
- a CDS encoding glucose 1-dehydrogenase: MNQMEINPANFDLSGKVALVTGSSRGLGRYMAVGLAHAGAAVMVTYRGSREDGEDTRRQIQDLGRKVGLARLDVTDVASIRSVVGQAVDELGGLDIMVNNAGINVRQPALELDTADFDAVMAVNQRGTYFGCQAAAQVMAERGGGKIINLASAAAFLVRKGLAMSPYAMSKAAIVMLTKALAAEWAELNINVNALAPGYFATPLTAAPLADPEVHARIVANTPMGRVGQAADIVGAAVFLASSASDYITGQTLCLDGGRTVL, from the coding sequence ATGAACCAAATGGAGATCAACCCGGCCAACTTCGACCTCTCCGGCAAGGTGGCCTTGGTCACCGGCTCCAGCCGCGGCCTGGGGCGCTATATGGCCGTGGGTTTGGCCCACGCCGGGGCCGCGGTGATGGTGACCTATCGGGGCTCCCGCGAGGACGGCGAGGATACCCGCCGCCAAATACAGGACCTGGGCCGCAAGGTGGGCCTGGCCCGTTTGGACGTGACCGACGTGGCCTCCATCCGCTCTGTGGTGGGCCAAGCGGTGGATGAGCTGGGCGGGTTGGACATCATGGTCAACAATGCCGGCATCAACGTGCGCCAGCCCGCCCTGGAGCTGGACACCGCTGACTTCGACGCGGTGATGGCGGTTAACCAGCGGGGGACCTACTTCGGCTGCCAGGCCGCCGCCCAGGTGATGGCGGAACGCGGCGGCGGCAAGATAATCAACCTGGCCTCGGCCGCCGCCTTTTTGGTGCGCAAGGGCCTGGCCATGTCCCCCTATGCCATGAGCAAGGCGGCCATAGTCATGCTCACCAAGGCTCTGGCCGCCGAGTGGGCCGAGCTGAACATCAACGTCAACGCCTTGGCGCCCGGTTACTTCGCCACCCCCCTGACCGCCGCGCCCCTGGCCGACCCGGAGGTGCACGCCCGCATCGTGGCCAACACCCCCATGGGGCGGGTGGGCCAGGCGGCGGACATAGTGGGGGCGGCGGTGTTCCTGGCCTCCTCGGCCTCGGACTACATCACCGGGCAAACCTTGTGCCTCGATGGCGGCCGGACGGTTTTGTAA
- a CDS encoding long-chain fatty acid--CoA ligase, translated as MAIPEFVKAQAAKFGQRTYLLGEGGPISYAKFDRVTDRLAVRLAGLGLEPGERVATLHPNSPQLLLAYFAIIKAGGVVVPVNPLYTAREIAHILGDSGARMVLAHQDWAARLDELEGGAPEVRTIIIRRIGESLEQALARACPEPLPDWAPPAMSPDTPALTFYTSGTTGKPKGVVLTHRNLTFGGPNVAQSYGLRAEDVTLAALPMVHIFCIASPFMGAFSSGGGVVVVDGFKSDQVLAAIAEHRVTWFPGVPTMFTYLLNTLDESKHDVSSLRMGLSGGASLPVELLRQWEQRFGAEIIEVYGLTESTGLVTGNPVYGRRKPGSIGINVSGVDARLVDEQGAEVPVGQVGHLVFRGPNATKGYHNLPEVTAERIKDGWVYTGDHAFRDEDGYYFLVGREAELIITGGYNVYPREIEEVLYACPLVNEAAVIGAPHPSKGEVPKAFLALKEGASPDEEAILAHCRRSLASYKIPVICFMDELPKNPTGKIMKKDLPIS; from the coding sequence ATGGCGATACCGGAATTCGTGAAAGCCCAGGCCGCCAAGTTCGGCCAGCGCACCTACCTCCTCGGCGAGGGCGGGCCCATCTCCTACGCCAAGTTCGACCGGGTCACCGACCGGCTGGCGGTTCGCCTGGCCGGGCTGGGCCTGGAGCCGGGCGAGCGGGTGGCCACCCTGCACCCCAACAGCCCCCAGCTCCTGCTGGCCTACTTCGCCATAATCAAGGCCGGCGGGGTGGTGGTGCCGGTGAACCCCTTGTACACGGCCCGCGAGATCGCCCACATCCTGGGAGACTCGGGAGCCCGCATGGTTTTAGCCCATCAGGACTGGGCCGCCCGCCTGGACGAGCTGGAGGGCGGGGCGCCCGAGGTGCGCACGATCATAATCCGGCGCATCGGGGAAAGCCTGGAGCAGGCCCTGGCCAGGGCCTGCCCCGAGCCGCTGCCCGACTGGGCCCCGCCGGCCATGAGCCCGGACACGCCCGCCCTGACCTTTTACACCTCCGGCACCACCGGCAAGCCCAAAGGAGTGGTGCTCACCCACCGCAACCTCACTTTCGGCGGGCCCAACGTGGCCCAGAGTTACGGGCTCCGGGCCGAGGACGTCACCCTGGCCGCCCTGCCCATGGTGCATATCTTCTGCATCGCCAGCCCCTTCATGGGCGCCTTTAGCTCCGGCGGCGGTGTGGTGGTGGTGGACGGCTTCAAGAGCGATCAGGTGTTGGCGGCCATCGCGGAGCACCGGGTCACCTGGTTCCCCGGGGTGCCCACCATGTTCACCTACCTGCTCAATACCCTGGACGAGAGCAAGCACGATGTGAGCTCGCTGCGCATGGGGCTTTCCGGCGGGGCCTCGCTGCCGGTGGAGCTGCTCCGGCAATGGGAGCAGCGCTTCGGGGCCGAGATCATCGAGGTCTACGGGCTCACCGAGTCCACCGGCCTGGTCACCGGCAACCCTGTCTACGGCAGGCGCAAGCCCGGCTCCATCGGCATCAACGTATCCGGGGTGGACGCCCGCCTGGTGGACGAGCAGGGGGCCGAGGTGCCGGTGGGGCAGGTGGGGCACCTCGTCTTCCGGGGGCCCAACGCCACCAAGGGCTATCACAACCTGCCCGAGGTCACCGCCGAGCGCATCAAGGACGGCTGGGTCTACACCGGGGATCACGCCTTTCGCGACGAGGATGGCTATTACTTCCTGGTGGGACGCGAGGCCGAACTGATCATTACCGGTGGTTACAACGTGTACCCCCGGGAGATCGAGGAGGTGCTCTACGCCTGCCCTCTGGTCAACGAAGCGGCGGTGATCGGCGCGCCCCATCCCAGCAAAGGCGAGGTGCCCAAGGCCTTCCTGGCTCTCAAGGAGGGCGCGTCCCCGGACGAGGAGGCCATCCTGGCCCACTGCCGCCGGTCCTTGGCTTCCTACAAGATACCGGTGATCTGTTTCATGGATGAGTTGCCCAAGAACCCGACCGGCAAGATCATGAAAAAGGATCTGCCCATCAGCTGA
- a CDS encoding GntR family transcriptional regulator, which translates to MEAIPDRLYKALRKEIILGQLMPGERITENQLCQRFSCSRSPVREALLRLQKEGFVEVLPRRGVMVTKTSPQEVFDYYGLLKVLERKAVEWAAPNLTEEDLADLEETNQAMREIKVDSQTSIEDWVRHNRDFHHLFRLRCGNLKMDWLAEEVRSRITRFLYTSLMVPAFDDYVADHALIIKHLRRGEFQKAGEVMEMHVERAQAVLLRFFGPEENGE; encoded by the coding sequence ATGGAAGCCATCCCGGATCGTCTCTACAAAGCCCTGCGCAAGGAAATCATCCTGGGACAGCTGATGCCCGGCGAGCGAATCACCGAAAACCAGTTGTGCCAGAGGTTCTCTTGCAGCCGCAGCCCGGTGCGCGAGGCCCTGCTGCGCCTCCAGAAGGAAGGCTTCGTGGAGGTGCTGCCCCGCCGGGGGGTCATGGTCACCAAGACCTCGCCCCAGGAGGTCTTCGACTATTACGGCCTACTCAAGGTGCTGGAGCGCAAGGCGGTGGAATGGGCCGCCCCCAACCTGACCGAAGAGGACTTGGCCGACCTGGAGGAGACCAACCAGGCCATGCGGGAGATCAAGGTGGACAGCCAGACCAGCATCGAGGACTGGGTCCGGCACAACCGGGACTTCCACCATCTTTTCCGGCTGCGTTGCGGCAACCTCAAGATGGACTGGCTGGCCGAGGAGGTTCGCTCCCGCATCACCCGCTTTCTCTACACCTCCCTGATGGTGCCGGCCTTTGACGATTACGTGGCCGACCATGCCCTGATCATCAAGCATCTGCGCCGGGGGGAGTTCCAAAAGGCGGGGGAGGTCATGGAAATGCATGTGGAGAGGGCCCAAGCGGTGCTGCTGCGCTTTTTTGGGCCCGAGGAAAACGGAGAGTAG